The Scophthalmus maximus strain ysfricsl-2021 chromosome 7, ASM2237912v1, whole genome shotgun sequence genome includes a window with the following:
- the endouc gene encoding uridylate-specific endoribonuclease C isoform X1: MSSMFCRVLSLLVVFLGGLKASRPAVNQELSTLFNELWRLDVNRLSPGLDYTISVQGRASFVSQGSHVVRDHASQPLFSNVNEIKLKNMTTTSWFMKLLDNYEHSTGVTERVTTEEQNEINLFLDAVLQTEVMKRAHTYLVSKGKSNSDLRMFKRQLNLIWFNLYRRQRNTGLDSSGFEHVFVGETKSGAEIIGFHNWIQFYLQEKNSHLDYKGYKARDHDLPDQDDHVLNLQFSWHGLVKPVGSAFIGTSPEFEMALFTVVFLMNTERSTTVLVNIDQCQMELVVIRHGRSLGTAYPKLLSSNSRHVRQHSH, encoded by the exons ATGTCTTccat GTTTTGTAGAGTCCTTTCCCTTCTTGTGGTCTTTCTCGGTGGACTGAAGGCATCAAG ACCAGCTGTGAATCAGGAGCTCTCCACTCTTTTCAATGAGCTGTGGAGGTTGGACGTGAATCGCTTGAGTCCTGGGCTCGACTACACAATATCTGTTCAG GGCAGAGCCAGTTTTGTGAGCCAGGGCAGCCATGTTGTACGGGATCACGCCTCACAGCCTCTGTTCTCCAACGTCAATGAGATCAAATTGAAGAACATGACCACCACCTCCT GGTTCATGAAACTCTTGGATAACTACGAGCACTCCACAGGCGTGACTGAGCGAGTCACAACAGAGGAGCAGAACGAGATTAATCTCTTCCTGGATGCCGTCTTACAGACCGAAGTCATGAAG CGGGCTCATACCTACCTGGTGAGCAAAGGAAAGTCCAACTCTGACTTGAGAATGTTTAAACGTCAGTTAAACTTGATCTGGTTCAACCTTTACCGCAGACAGAGGAACACGGG CCTGGACTCCTCTGGATTCGAGCATGTCTTTGTTGGAGAAACTAAATCTGGGGCAGAAATCATTGGTTTCCACAACTGGATCCAGTTCTACCTGCAAGAGAAAAACAGCCACTTGGACTACAAGGGATACAAAGCCAGGGATCATGACCTC CCCGATCAAGACGACCATGTTCTGAACCTCCAGTTCAGCTGGCACGGTCTGGTGAAGCCCGTCGGCAGCGCCTTCATCGGGACCAGCCCCGAGTTTGAGATGGCACTCTTCACCGTCGTCTTCCTCATGAACACAGAGAGGAGCACCACGGTGCTGGTCAACATCGACCAGTGTCAGATGGAGCTGGTGGTCATCAGACACGGACGCTCCCTCGGCACCGCGTATCCCAAGCTgctcagcagcaacagcagacaTGTTCGGCAACACTCCCACTGA
- the endouc gene encoding uridylate-specific endoribonuclease C isoform X2 produces the protein MSSIVLSLLVVFLGGLKASRPAVNQELSTLFNELWRLDVNRLSPGLDYTISVQGRASFVSQGSHVVRDHASQPLFSNVNEIKLKNMTTTSWFMKLLDNYEHSTGVTERVTTEEQNEINLFLDAVLQTEVMKRAHTYLVSKGKSNSDLRMFKRQLNLIWFNLYRRQRNTGLDSSGFEHVFVGETKSGAEIIGFHNWIQFYLQEKNSHLDYKGYKARDHDLPDQDDHVLNLQFSWHGLVKPVGSAFIGTSPEFEMALFTVVFLMNTERSTTVLVNIDQCQMELVVIRHGRSLGTAYPKLLSSNSRHVRQHSH, from the exons ATGTCTTccat AGTCCTTTCCCTTCTTGTGGTCTTTCTCGGTGGACTGAAGGCATCAAG ACCAGCTGTGAATCAGGAGCTCTCCACTCTTTTCAATGAGCTGTGGAGGTTGGACGTGAATCGCTTGAGTCCTGGGCTCGACTACACAATATCTGTTCAG GGCAGAGCCAGTTTTGTGAGCCAGGGCAGCCATGTTGTACGGGATCACGCCTCACAGCCTCTGTTCTCCAACGTCAATGAGATCAAATTGAAGAACATGACCACCACCTCCT GGTTCATGAAACTCTTGGATAACTACGAGCACTCCACAGGCGTGACTGAGCGAGTCACAACAGAGGAGCAGAACGAGATTAATCTCTTCCTGGATGCCGTCTTACAGACCGAAGTCATGAAG CGGGCTCATACCTACCTGGTGAGCAAAGGAAAGTCCAACTCTGACTTGAGAATGTTTAAACGTCAGTTAAACTTGATCTGGTTCAACCTTTACCGCAGACAGAGGAACACGGG CCTGGACTCCTCTGGATTCGAGCATGTCTTTGTTGGAGAAACTAAATCTGGGGCAGAAATCATTGGTTTCCACAACTGGATCCAGTTCTACCTGCAAGAGAAAAACAGCCACTTGGACTACAAGGGATACAAAGCCAGGGATCATGACCTC CCCGATCAAGACGACCATGTTCTGAACCTCCAGTTCAGCTGGCACGGTCTGGTGAAGCCCGTCGGCAGCGCCTTCATCGGGACCAGCCCCGAGTTTGAGATGGCACTCTTCACCGTCGTCTTCCTCATGAACACAGAGAGGAGCACCACGGTGCTGGTCAACATCGACCAGTGTCAGATGGAGCTGGTGGTCATCAGACACGGACGCTCCCTCGGCACCGCGTATCCCAAGCTgctcagcagcaacagcagacaTGTTCGGCAACACTCCCACTGA